The following are from one region of the Pocillopora verrucosa isolate sample1 chromosome 3, ASM3666991v2, whole genome shotgun sequence genome:
- the LOC131780678 gene encoding adenosine receptor A3-like, whose translation MDFNSWNIFWGICFGVLGTLITAGNVLTIWIFFKQRSQKRTYSLLMSLAVADLLVGIFAVPFYIKAVVSQGYAWLLVSISADVFTGITSIYTLAVISLERMFAVGWPLRHRTVNYRVYVCTISIPWIIAAIFTTLVVLRTLNMIGREHFFYCLVLISGIPLITMCVANFVIWKKQKTPFRDHNHIKREVKLAKTLALITGTSLFTWLPFQILNILFELKVTQNFHVFQLTLFIIKTLQFSNSFVNVIIYPFRIPEFKRTLFQILNFCVISLNHH comes from the coding sequence ATGGATTTTAACTCATGGAACATCTTCTGGGGTATATGTTTTGGTGTATTGGGGACTTTGATCACTGCAGGAAATGTTCTCACCATCTGGATATTCTTCAAACAGAGAAGCCAAAAACGCACTTACTCTCTTCTCATGAGCTTAGCTGTTGCCGATTTGCTGGTGGGGATTTTTGCTGTCCCTTTTTATATAAAAGCAGTTGTATCACAGGGATATGCATGGTTGCTTGTTTCCATCAGTGCTGACGTTTTCACTGGCATAACGTCCATCTACACTCTTGCGGTCATTTCCTTGGAAAGAATGTTCGCTGTCGGTTGGCCTCTTCGTCACAGAACTGTGAACTATCGTGTTTATGTCTGCACTATTAGCATACCGTGGATCATAGCGGCAATATTTACTACTTTAGTGGTGTTACGGACACTTAATATGATAGGGAGGGAGCATTTCTTTTATTGTCTTGTTTTAATTTCTGGAATCCCTCTAATAACTATGTGTGTAGCAAACTTTGTTATTTGGAAGAAGCAGAAAACGCCATTTCGCGACCACAATCACATCAAAAGAGAAGTGAAATTGGCGAAGACACTAGCTCTCATAACAGGAACATCGCTTTTTACCtggcttccttttcaaattctaaatattttgtttgaattgaaagtCACACAAAATTTTCACGTTTTTCAATTAACACTATTTATTATCAAAACTTTGCAGTTTAGCAATTCATTTGTGAACGTGATAATTTATCCGTTCAGAATCCCAGAATTTAAGCGCACCTTATTCCAGATACTTAATTTCTGTGTAATTTCCTTGAACCATCACTAA
- the LOC131780675 gene encoding adenosine receptor A1-like, translating into MDFNSWNIFWGICFGVLVTLIIAGNILTIWIFFKQRSQKRSYSLLMSLAVADLLVGIFAVPFYIKVVVSQGYTWYVISISVDVFTGITSIYTLAVISLERMFAVGWPLRHRTVNYRVYVCAISIPWIIAAIFTTLVVLRILNMIGKEHFFYYLVLIPGIPLITICVANFVVWKKQKSPFRTQNHIKREVKLAKTLALLTGISLFTWLPFQILNNLFILKVTENFHLFPLTLFIIKFLQFSNSFVNMIIYPFRIPEFKHTLFQILNFCVIPFRRTNTETYPSARTGSVVSLLTFTNSTFFLSNVHRESSL; encoded by the coding sequence ATGGATTTTAACTCATGGAACATCTTCTGGGGTATATGTTTTGGTGTATTGGTGACTTTGATTATTGCAGGAAATATTCTCACCATCTGGATATTCTTCAAACAGAGAAGCCAAAAACGCTCTTACTCACTTCTCATGAGCTTGGCAGTTGCTGATTTGCTGGTGGGAATTTTCGCTGTCCCTTTTTATATAAAAGTAGTTGTATCACAGGGATATACATGGTACGTTATTTCTATCAGTGTTGATGTTTTCACTGGCATAACGTCCATCTACACTCTTGCGGTCATTTCCTTGGAAAGAATGTTCGCCGTCGGTTGGCCTCTTCGTCACAGAACTGTGAACTATCGTGTTTACGTCTGCGCTATTAGCATACCGTGGATCATAGCGGCAATATTTACTACTTTAGTGGTGTTACGGATACTTAATATGATAGGGAAggagcattttttttattatcttgtTTTAATTCCTGGAATCCCTCTAATAACTATATGTGTAGCAAACTTTGTTGTTTGGAAGAAGCAGAAATCGCCATTTCGCACCCAGAATCATATCAAAAGAGAAGTCAAATTGGCGAAAACGCTAGCTCTCTTAACAGGAATATCGCTTTTTACCtggcttccttttcaaattctaaataatttgtttatattgAAAGTCACGGAAAATTTTCACCTATTTCCATTAACACTATTTATTATCAAATTTTTGCAGTTTAGCAATTCATTTGTGAACATGATAATTTATCCGTTCAGAATCCCAGAATTTAAGCACACCTTATTCCAGATACTTAATTTCTGTGTAATTCCCTTTAGAAGAACAAATACTGAGACATATCCATCAGCCAGGACTGGGTCAGTTGTGTCCTTGTTAACGTTTACAAATTCGACATTTTTTCTATCAAACGTTCACCGGGAAAGTTCGCTTTAG